One region of Verrucomicrobiia bacterium genomic DNA includes:
- the glnA gene encoding type I glutamate--ammonia ligase codes for MTPKEVLALCKSKNVQLVDVKFCDFLGTWQHFCAPISELEEEVFEEGLGFDGSSIRGWKSIEASDMLLILDPATAIIDPFPQVTTLSIVADAVDTITREPYSRDPRNVARKAEAYLKQTGIADTAYFGPEAEFFIFDDIRYGQTANSAFYYIDSNEGIWNSGREEFPNLGNKIRHKEGYFPVPPQDTQADIRNEMIMVMKECGLKVEREHHEVATAGQAEIDLRFNSLVSMADDMLLYKYIVKNVAKRHSKTVTFMPKPLFGDNGSGMHTHQSLWKKGKPLFAGKEYAGLSDMALYYIGGVLKHARAIAAITNPTVNSYKRLTPGFEAPVNLAYSSRNRSAAIRIPTYSPSPKAKRIEYRPPDPMANPYIAFSALLMAGLDGIENRIDPGEPLDKNIYELSASELKKVPSMPGSLTEACDELEDDHEFLLKGDVFTQDVIDTWIEMKRKEQDQIRLRPHPWEFHMYYDA; via the coding sequence ATGACACCCAAAGAAGTTCTGGCACTCTGTAAGAGCAAGAACGTTCAACTCGTCGACGTAAAATTCTGCGATTTTCTCGGCACCTGGCAGCATTTCTGCGCGCCGATCTCAGAGCTGGAGGAAGAAGTGTTCGAGGAAGGCCTCGGGTTCGACGGTTCATCGATCCGCGGATGGAAATCCATCGAAGCCAGCGATATGCTGCTGATACTCGACCCGGCCACGGCGATCATTGACCCATTTCCGCAGGTTACAACTCTGAGCATCGTGGCGGACGCTGTGGACACGATCACGCGTGAGCCGTACAGCCGTGACCCGCGCAACGTCGCTCGCAAGGCCGAGGCCTACCTGAAGCAGACGGGTATTGCGGACACCGCGTACTTCGGCCCGGAAGCGGAGTTCTTCATCTTCGACGATATCCGCTACGGCCAGACGGCCAACAGCGCGTTTTATTACATCGATAGCAACGAGGGCATCTGGAACAGCGGTCGCGAAGAATTCCCGAACCTCGGCAACAAGATTCGCCACAAAGAGGGTTATTTCCCCGTACCCCCGCAGGACACCCAGGCGGATATCCGCAATGAGATGATCATGGTCATGAAGGAGTGCGGCCTCAAAGTGGAGCGCGAGCACCATGAAGTGGCGACCGCCGGTCAGGCGGAAATTGATTTGCGGTTCAACTCGCTGGTTTCGATGGCCGACGACATGTTGCTGTACAAGTACATCGTCAAGAATGTCGCCAAGCGTCACAGTAAAACCGTCACCTTCATGCCCAAGCCCCTTTTCGGCGACAACGGCAGTGGAATGCACACGCACCAGAGCCTGTGGAAGAAGGGCAAGCCCCTCTTCGCGGGCAAGGAATATGCAGGCTTGAGTGACATGGCGCTTTACTACATCGGCGGCGTCCTCAAACACGCGCGAGCCATCGCGGCAATCACGAACCCGACTGTCAACAGCTACAAGCGGCTCACGCCGGGCTTCGAAGCGCCCGTGAACCTTGCGTATTCTAGCCGTAATCGCTCGGCGGCAATCCGCATCCCGACGTACTCACCCAGTCCGAAGGCGAAGCGCATTGAGTATCGTCCGCCGGATCCGATGGCGAACCCGTACATAGCGTTCTCCGCGCTGCTCATGGCCGGTTTGGACGGCATTGAGAACCGCATCGACCCTGGCGAACCGCTCGACAAGAACATTTACGAGTTGTCCGCCAGCGAACTCAAGAAAGTGCCGTCAATGCCCGGCAGCCTCACGGAAGCGTGCGACGAACTCGAAGATGACCATGAGTTCCTGCTCAAGGGCGACGTCTTCACACAGGACGTGATCGATACCTGGATCGAGATGAAGCGCAAAGAACAGGATCAGATTCGCTTACGCCCGCATCCGTGGGAATTCCACATGTACTACGACGCGTAA
- the ruvC gene encoding crossover junction endodeoxyribonuclease RuvC, whose protein sequence is MKILGIDPSLRSTGFGVIEAQGNQLTPLCHSHLKNPPSLLPSRCLVRIADAMLKLITDHQPEAVAIEGLVYVQNTRIAFTLGQVRGVIIAAAAKHDLPIYEYAPRKVKQSVTGLGGAGKNQVGNMVKVMLGLKEAPQADAGDALAVAICHAHSCRGIQVKPPKQI, encoded by the coding sequence GTGAAAATTCTCGGCATTGATCCCAGTCTGCGCTCCACCGGCTTCGGTGTGATCGAGGCTCAGGGCAATCAGTTGACCCCGCTCTGTCACAGTCATCTCAAGAACCCGCCGAGTCTGTTGCCGTCTCGTTGTCTCGTGCGCATCGCCGATGCCATGTTGAAATTGATCACCGACCACCAACCCGAAGCGGTCGCGATCGAGGGCCTGGTCTACGTGCAGAACACGCGCATTGCCTTCACCCTCGGCCAAGTCCGTGGCGTCATCATCGCCGCCGCCGCGAAGCACGATCTGCCGATTTACGAATACGCCCCGCGCAAGGTGAAGCAATCCGTCACCGGCCTTGGCGGCGCCGGCAAGAACCAGGTCGGAAACATGGTGAAAGTCATGTTGGGCTTGAAGGAAGCGCCGCAGGCCGACGCCGGCGATGCCCTCGCCGTCGCCATCTGCCACGCCCACAGTTGCCGCGGCATCCAGGTCAAGCCGCCGAAGCAAATCTAG
- a CDS encoding glycosyltransferase family 2 protein: protein MANGLTTESPGSRVGFASAAEVAQRFGARVDTAISLVLPMFNEGPVVEATLTHALGSLDRLFEDFEIVVADDGSTDDSAQKVAQWATRDARLKLVRLPSNQRFGGALRAGLCAASNEFLVYTDFDLPVALNSLPQVLREFSDADVLTGYSDGVTKDANWRCRVISLGYNSLVRRLFGLSLRDINFGFKAMRKSVWDQLALRSCSPFVDAELFIRAQRRGFRVKEVAVPFSQRQLGASHIRRFDVIATTLWDMARLRLEPLGVPKSQC, encoded by the coding sequence ATGGCAAACGGTTTAACAACCGAGTCTCCGGGATCGAGAGTCGGCTTTGCATCTGCAGCAGAAGTGGCACAACGGTTTGGGGCAAGGGTGGACACGGCAATTTCGTTGGTCTTGCCCATGTTCAATGAAGGTCCGGTTGTTGAAGCAACACTGACTCACGCGCTGGGATCCTTGGATCGTCTTTTTGAGGATTTCGAGATCGTTGTCGCCGACGATGGCAGCACCGACGACAGCGCGCAGAAGGTTGCGCAGTGGGCGACCAGGGACGCGCGTCTCAAGCTCGTGCGGCTGCCGAGCAACCAGCGCTTTGGTGGCGCCTTGCGTGCGGGTTTATGCGCGGCTTCCAACGAGTTTCTCGTGTACACGGATTTTGATTTGCCCGTGGCCTTGAACAGCCTGCCCCAAGTCCTCCGTGAGTTTTCTGACGCGGATGTACTGACCGGTTACTCTGACGGCGTGACGAAAGACGCAAACTGGCGGTGCCGAGTCATCTCGCTGGGTTACAATTCTCTGGTGAGGAGGCTGTTCGGGTTGTCGCTACGGGACATTAACTTTGGATTTAAGGCCATGCGTAAATCGGTTTGGGATCAACTGGCCTTACGCTCCTGTAGCCCCTTCGTCGATGCCGAGCTTTTCATAAGAGCGCAGCGCCGGGGTTTCCGTGTGAAAGAGGTTGCGGTGCCATTTTCCCAGAGGCAGTTGGGTGCTTCCCACATTCGACGGTTTGACGTCATCGCCACGACGTTGTGGGACATGGCGCGGTTGCGGCTGGAGCCGTTGGGTGTCCCGAAAAGCCAGTGCTGA
- a CDS encoding P-II family nitrogen regulator, with product MKKIEAVIKPFKLEDVKEALAGVGVEGMTVTEVKGFGRQKGHTEIYRGSEYTVDFLPKLKLEIVLPDGAVEAAVNAILKTAKTGKIGDGKIFVLPIDEAVRIRTEERGDQAV from the coding sequence ATGAAAAAAATTGAGGCCGTTATCAAACCGTTCAAGCTCGAAGACGTCAAGGAAGCGCTCGCAGGCGTGGGCGTCGAGGGCATGACGGTCACCGAGGTCAAGGGTTTCGGGCGTCAGAAGGGCCACACCGAAATCTACCGCGGCAGCGAGTACACAGTGGATTTTTTGCCCAAGTTGAAATTGGAGATCGTCCTGCCCGACGGCGCCGTGGAGGCCGCGGTCAATGCGATCCTAAAGACGGCCAAGACGGGCAAGATCGGCGATGGCAAGATTTTTGTACTGCCCATCGACGAGGCCGTGCGCATCCGCACTGAGGAGCGCGGCGATCAGGCTGTGTAA
- the dnaN gene encoding DNA polymerase III subunit beta: MPIKFKVTKEAILDGLQRVQNVVSTRTTLPILSNVLVHASTGSLSLTTTDLDVGVRCKVEAEVSKAGSTTLPARKLFSILKEVPAAEIEVEVDDRNAASIRCGSSFYKIMGLPEEEFPRFPESGAGKALKIEQAVLRDMLKKTAYAVSNDETRYVLNGVFMGFKGDKLTVVATDGRRLALIEHDIEVPKGAEAELILPTKAVAELERLLADKGDVKLSIGENQIIFELDGTTLVSKLIEGTYPNFRQVIPTETKERVPLERELLLAALRRASILASEKSQSVKLNFGKNTLTITATTPEVGEAKETLSINYKGKEITIAFNPQYMMDPLRNLDADEVFVELTDELSPGVIKVNAPFLYVLMPMRLN, encoded by the coding sequence ATGCCCATCAAATTCAAAGTTACCAAGGAAGCGATTCTCGACGGCTTGCAGCGCGTGCAAAACGTTGTGAGCACCCGCACAACGCTGCCCATTTTATCGAATGTGCTTGTCCACGCGTCCACTGGCAGCCTGAGTTTAACGACCACGGATCTGGATGTTGGCGTTCGCTGTAAAGTCGAGGCGGAAGTATCAAAGGCCGGTTCGACGACGCTTCCTGCTCGTAAGCTGTTTTCCATATTGAAGGAAGTCCCTGCGGCGGAGATTGAAGTTGAGGTGGACGACCGCAATGCGGCCTCGATTCGCTGCGGGTCGTCATTCTACAAGATCATGGGATTGCCCGAGGAAGAATTTCCGCGTTTTCCCGAGTCTGGCGCAGGCAAGGCCTTGAAAATTGAGCAAGCAGTGCTCCGGGACATGTTGAAGAAAACTGCCTACGCTGTTTCCAACGATGAGACGCGCTATGTTTTGAATGGCGTTTTCATGGGGTTCAAAGGTGACAAGCTCACCGTCGTTGCTACCGATGGCCGCCGTCTGGCGCTGATCGAGCACGACATCGAGGTTCCCAAGGGAGCGGAGGCCGAGTTGATCCTGCCGACCAAGGCGGTCGCCGAGCTGGAGCGCCTTCTCGCGGACAAGGGCGACGTGAAGCTCTCGATCGGTGAAAACCAGATCATTTTCGAGTTGGATGGCACCACCTTGGTCTCCAAGCTGATTGAAGGCACGTACCCGAATTTCCGCCAGGTGATTCCGACTGAGACGAAAGAGCGCGTTCCACTGGAACGTGAGCTATTGTTGGCGGCACTCCGCCGCGCCTCGATTTTGGCCAGCGAGAAGTCGCAGTCCGTGAAGCTCAATTTCGGCAAGAACACGTTGACGATCACCGCGACCACGCCTGAAGTTGGCGAGGCCAAGGAAACACTTTCCATCAATTACAAAGGCAAGGAGATTACCATTGCCTTTAATCCACAATACATGATGGATCCGCTGCGTAACCTGGATGCCGACGAGGTTTTTGTGGAATTGACCGACGAATTGAGCCCCGGCGTCATCAAGGTCAACGCCCCGTTCCTCTACGTGCTGATGCCCATGCGGCTTAACTAG
- the dnaA gene encoding chromosomal replication initiator protein DnaA, producing the protein MTAGHEQLWRDASKILQGMLNPELFGRWFAPIKAVEINQDALVLGVANEFYQIWLQDNFLPLIREAVNQVSRHPLQVRFSIAPGLKAPAEVVKPTVVGATEKRGAAKASLDAKLNPRYTFNSFVIGPNNNFAHAAALAVAQSPAKAYNPLFVYGGVGLGKTHLMQAIGHAASGNSKISRVCYITCEQFTNDFIQAIQNSTMTKFRKKYRQVDVLLIDDIQFLAGKERMQDEFFHTFNTLFDAHKQIVLSSDRPAAEIANLEARLVSRFEWGLVTELQPPALETRIAILKKKAALMDVKLSDQVIEFLAERIRTNIRRLEGALIRVASFASLTGSEINRDALESLLRDALHEEAKRTVTIESIQKKVAEHFDIRIADMTSRRRPQSVAFPRQVAMYLSRTLTSRSLADIGESFGGRDHGTVIHACKLIEKRTAKDQSLRQTVSFLEQSLQRQ; encoded by the coding sequence ATGACGGCGGGGCACGAGCAACTGTGGCGAGACGCGAGCAAAATCCTGCAAGGAATGCTCAATCCAGAACTTTTTGGCAGGTGGTTCGCGCCCATTAAGGCCGTCGAAATCAATCAGGACGCCCTCGTTCTTGGAGTGGCCAACGAATTCTATCAGATCTGGCTCCAGGACAACTTTCTCCCACTGATCCGCGAGGCCGTCAATCAAGTCTCCCGGCATCCGCTGCAGGTTCGTTTTTCCATCGCACCAGGTTTGAAAGCGCCCGCCGAAGTCGTTAAGCCAACCGTCGTTGGTGCCACGGAGAAACGCGGCGCGGCAAAGGCATCTCTCGACGCGAAGTTGAACCCACGGTACACCTTCAACAGTTTCGTCATCGGTCCGAACAACAATTTTGCTCATGCTGCGGCGCTGGCGGTCGCCCAGTCGCCTGCGAAAGCCTACAACCCGCTCTTCGTCTACGGCGGCGTGGGCCTGGGCAAGACGCATCTCATGCAGGCGATCGGCCACGCGGCCTCAGGCAACAGCAAGATCAGCCGGGTCTGTTACATCACCTGCGAGCAATTCACCAACGATTTCATCCAGGCCATCCAGAACAGCACCATGACGAAGTTCCGCAAAAAGTACCGCCAGGTCGATGTGCTGCTCATCGATGACATCCAGTTCCTCGCCGGCAAAGAGCGCATGCAGGACGAGTTTTTTCACACCTTTAACACCCTTTTCGATGCGCATAAGCAAATAGTGCTCTCAAGCGACCGGCCGGCGGCGGAAATCGCAAACCTCGAGGCCCGCCTGGTTTCCCGCTTCGAGTGGGGCCTGGTGACCGAACTCCAGCCACCCGCGCTGGAAACGCGCATCGCAATTCTCAAGAAGAAAGCGGCCCTGATGGATGTGAAGCTCTCGGATCAGGTCATTGAGTTTCTCGCGGAAAGGATTCGCACCAATATCCGCCGTCTGGAAGGCGCCCTGATCCGCGTCGCCTCTTTTGCATCCCTCACCGGCAGTGAAATCAATCGTGATGCCTTGGAATCGCTGTTGCGCGACGCGCTCCATGAAGAAGCCAAGCGGACAGTCACCATCGAGTCGATCCAAAAGAAGGTCGCCGAACATTTTGACATCCGCATTGCCGATATGACCAGCCGCCGCCGCCCACAAAGCGTGGCGTTCCCGCGGCAGGTGGCAATGTACCTGAGTCGCACGCTGACCAGTCGGTCATTGGCGGACATCGGCGAGAGCTTCGGTGGCCGCGATCACGGCACGGTGATCCATGCCTGCAAACTCATCGAGAAGCGCACGGCCAAGGACCAGAGTTTGCGCCAGACCGTGTCGTTCCTGGAGCAATCACTGCAACGCCAATAA
- a CDS encoding BON domain-containing protein has translation MRVRFFFISGVSVASAAFCGGCAMNPDKPNEPRPAMRAIEQPVSSPIESGEAPTNESIGLRIRRQLNATPTTTAGIIVEVDDGKVTLRGTAPNLATSWRAEAIAHAVKGVKGVINQIVVITPTVPP, from the coding sequence ATGCGGGTTCGGTTTTTCTTTATCTCGGGAGTCAGCGTTGCCAGCGCCGCGTTTTGTGGCGGCTGCGCAATGAATCCCGACAAGCCGAACGAACCCCGGCCTGCCATGCGGGCCATCGAGCAGCCTGTTTCATCGCCCATAGAATCCGGTGAGGCACCAACCAACGAGAGCATCGGCCTGAGGATTCGCCGTCAGCTCAACGCCACCCCCACAACAACGGCGGGCATCATCGTGGAAGTCGACGACGGCAAGGTCACGCTCCGCGGAACGGCGCCGAATCTCGCCACGTCATGGCGCGCTGAAGCCATCGCGCACGCCGTGAAGGGCGTGAAGGGCGTGATCAACCAGATTGTGGTAATTACCCCGACCGTCCCACCGTGA
- a CDS encoding serine/threonine-protein kinase, whose amino-acid sequence MDAPGKVPDSINCHSCGAIIDLTGQTGFTHVECKHCGALSVVPLQFGDFLLLNPIGIGGVGTVYKAIDLPLNRYLALKILHKKLSTNPLFISSFSQEARAAASVNHSNVAQVYSFGEIDGQYYLSMELCDHGSLDDRITKLGKLPEADVLSIGQQITAALGAAWRRGLLHRDVKPGNILFNEDGVPKIIDFGLARSHDRDAGGAGEGVSEQLWGTPYYVAPEKLRGHPEDLRSDIYSLGATLFHALAGQPPSDAATTGAVVAQHTTQPALSLQTHTPGLHERTTRAVACMLAQDPAERYESYEEVIQDLTEAQEELKAASAAKSIVAPTGERFSMLSVLGMLATLVVCLAVVWFMWKNRVTIFR is encoded by the coding sequence ATGGACGCACCAGGCAAAGTGCCGGATTCCATCAATTGCCATTCCTGTGGGGCGATCATCGACCTGACGGGACAAACTGGCTTCACTCACGTGGAGTGTAAGCATTGTGGCGCGCTTTCGGTTGTACCGCTGCAGTTCGGCGATTTCCTGTTGCTCAACCCCATTGGCATCGGTGGCGTGGGCACGGTTTACAAGGCCATCGATCTCCCGCTCAACCGCTATCTCGCGCTGAAGATCCTGCACAAGAAGCTCTCCACGAACCCGTTATTCATCAGTAGCTTCTCCCAGGAAGCCCGCGCGGCGGCGTCCGTCAATCACTCCAACGTCGCCCAAGTCTATTCATTCGGCGAAATCGATGGCCAGTATTACCTGTCCATGGAGTTGTGTGACCACGGCAGTTTGGACGACCGCATCACCAAGCTCGGCAAACTCCCCGAGGCGGACGTGCTTTCCATCGGACAGCAGATCACTGCCGCACTGGGTGCCGCCTGGCGACGCGGTCTGTTGCACCGTGACGTGAAGCCGGGCAACATCCTGTTCAATGAAGATGGAGTCCCGAAGATCATCGATTTCGGCCTGGCGCGCAGTCATGACCGGGACGCCGGAGGCGCTGGGGAGGGGGTTTCGGAACAGCTTTGGGGAACACCCTACTACGTTGCGCCCGAGAAACTCCGTGGTCATCCTGAAGACTTGCGCAGTGACATCTATTCGCTGGGGGCAACGCTTTTCCACGCGCTGGCGGGTCAGCCACCATCCGATGCTGCCACGACGGGCGCGGTGGTCGCCCAGCACACGACGCAACCGGCGCTATCCCTGCAAACGCACACGCCCGGCCTGCATGAGCGCACGACGCGGGCAGTTGCCTGCATGTTGGCCCAGGACCCGGCCGAACGGTACGAATCCTATGAGGAAGTGATTCAGGATCTCACCGAGGCGCAGGAAGAACTGAAGGCAGCCAGTGCCGCAAAATCCATCGTCGCTCCAACAGGTGAACGGTTTTCGATGTTGTCGGTACTGGGGATGCTGGCCACACTCGTGGTTTGTCTGGCAGTCGTCTGGTTCATGTGGAAGAACCGGGTGACGATCTTCCGTTGA
- a CDS encoding YebC/PmpR family DNA-binding transcriptional regulator, with product MSGHSRWSKVKHYKGTIDAKRGKIFAKLGKEMAVACKHGGGDPGFNPRLRTILMKARAMNMPADNIDRAIKKGTGELPGVTYEEITYEGYGPGGVALLMELLSDNKNRTAAEIRQIFTKHGGNMAVMGAVKHLFHRKGQILVAKEQISDFDQLLLVVLDAGAEDMITHPDNYSILTDPHQIEVVHKALEAKGIKPESAEVAFLPLTPLPVMDEKTARSVLALIDALEDSDDVQNVYSNCDIPDEILEKVQAAA from the coding sequence ATGTCAGGGCATTCCAGATGGTCGAAGGTGAAGCACTACAAGGGCACCATCGACGCCAAACGCGGCAAAATCTTCGCCAAGCTCGGCAAGGAAATGGCCGTGGCCTGCAAACACGGCGGCGGCGACCCCGGGTTCAATCCCCGCCTGCGCACCATTTTAATGAAGGCGCGCGCCATGAACATGCCCGCCGACAACATTGACCGCGCCATCAAGAAAGGCACTGGCGAACTGCCCGGTGTCACCTACGAGGAAATCACCTACGAAGGCTACGGGCCCGGTGGTGTCGCGCTCCTGATGGAATTGCTCTCCGACAACAAGAACCGCACCGCCGCCGAAATTCGCCAGATCTTCACGAAACACGGTGGCAACATGGCAGTCATGGGTGCCGTGAAACATCTCTTCCATCGCAAAGGCCAGATCCTTGTCGCGAAGGAACAGATTTCCGACTTTGACCAACTGTTGCTGGTGGTGCTCGACGCGGGCGCTGAAGACATGATTACACACCCCGACAACTACTCGATTCTGACCGACCCGCACCAGATCGAGGTCGTACACAAAGCTCTGGAAGCGAAAGGCATCAAACCCGAATCCGCCGAAGTCGCATTTCTCCCGTTAACGCCATTGCCCGTCATGGACGAAAAGACCGCGCGCAGTGTTCTCGCATTGATCGACGCGCTGGAAGACAGCGACGACGTGCAGAATGTCTACTCCAACTGCGATATCCCCGACGAGATCCTGGAGAAAGTTCAAGCAGCCGCCTAG
- a CDS encoding glycosyltransferase family 87 protein codes for MALALTVGLGVSTVYRAAIWPIQRTDFTVYQLAGQAVVDGTDIYQVRNVRGWAYVYPPPFAILMAPFAQLSVFWGALVWYVISVALIVWALVMCVRAVRAVFSVDCHLLILSTIPIAMLLVWFMSGLTRGQASVLLMWLVLAAFCWHWEGHDLRGGACLAGAVLLKAFPLVLLGYFVWRRKWKLLLAAVVTIIIGGLILPGAMIGFKRNLASWEHWERIVARPALANESQRTQSGLNDQLLDPQKPRNQSLPAVLSRLTNNSVARVATVFLGLGMIGAMWTVGRKAGEGSELLIASAVITWMLLVPPVSETHYFILLLLPLMALLAVAMNEPDDTTRRIIRWTLIVFCTLVLASASIRRLEVVGAPCWGTLMVWMALLLVVIRRENNSEIGARDRT; via the coding sequence GTGGCCCTGGCTCTCACAGTCGGGCTGGGCGTGAGCACCGTATATCGCGCGGCAATCTGGCCAATCCAGAGGACCGATTTCACCGTCTACCAACTGGCCGGCCAAGCTGTCGTTGACGGCACCGACATTTATCAAGTGCGCAATGTGCGGGGGTGGGCCTATGTCTACCCGCCGCCATTTGCGATTCTGATGGCGCCATTTGCACAGTTGTCGGTGTTTTGGGGGGCGTTGGTCTGGTACGTGATCTCCGTAGCGCTGATCGTCTGGGCGCTGGTAATGTGCGTAAGGGCAGTGCGGGCGGTCTTTAGTGTCGATTGTCATCTGTTGATTTTGTCGACAATACCCATCGCGATGTTGTTGGTGTGGTTCATGTCCGGGCTCACCCGCGGACAGGCCTCGGTGTTGTTGATGTGGCTGGTGCTCGCAGCGTTCTGTTGGCATTGGGAAGGTCATGACCTGCGGGGCGGCGCTTGCCTGGCCGGCGCAGTCCTGTTGAAAGCTTTTCCGCTGGTCTTGCTTGGGTATTTCGTGTGGCGGAGGAAATGGAAGCTCCTGCTGGCCGCAGTGGTGACCATCATTATCGGCGGTTTAATTCTCCCTGGTGCCATGATCGGTTTCAAGAGGAACCTCGCGTCCTGGGAGCACTGGGAACGGATCGTTGCCCGACCGGCGCTCGCGAATGAAAGTCAGCGGACGCAGAGCGGATTGAATGATCAACTGCTCGACCCTCAGAAACCGCGCAACCAGTCACTGCCCGCCGTGCTGAGCCGCTTGACGAACAATTCGGTTGCCCGGGTGGCGACTGTGTTCCTCGGATTGGGGATGATTGGGGCGATGTGGACGGTGGGACGGAAAGCGGGGGAGGGGTCCGAGCTCCTCATTGCTTCCGCCGTGATCACTTGGATGCTGCTGGTGCCACCGGTATCGGAGACGCACTATTTCATCTTGCTGCTCTTGCCCTTGATGGCGCTGCTAGCGGTGGCGATGAACGAGCCTGATGATACAACGCGGCGAATTATCCGTTGGACGCTGATTGTGTTTTGTACGCTCGTTCTCGCCTCAGCCAGCATCCGCCGGCTTGAGGTCGTGGGCGCGCCTTGCTGGGGAACCTTGATGGTGTGGATGGCCCTGCTGCTCGTGGTGATCCGGCGCGAAAACAATTCGGAGATTGGTGCGCGGGACAGGACTTGA
- a CDS encoding RNA polymerase sigma factor produces the protein MSSRQGESHNGNHLMPSDDFEQIVSQHYESLYRFALSLTRTEADACDLTQQTFYIWATKGHQLRDRSKVKSWLFTILHREFLQIRRRAVRFPHFELSEGIEDLPTLSPEMVNALDAARVFELLGQVQEPYRAVLTLFYLEDYSYKEIADILEVPLGTVRSRIFRGVVQLRQSILVADTPPPRPAPEPDTFVPHWLNLSPSGSMAGGGSI, from the coding sequence ATGTCCTCCCGACAAGGTGAATCGCACAACGGGAACCACCTTATGCCTTCAGATGATTTTGAACAGATAGTGTCCCAGCATTATGAATCGCTCTACAGGTTCGCCCTCAGCCTGACGCGGACAGAGGCCGACGCGTGCGATCTTACCCAGCAAACTTTCTATATCTGGGCGACCAAAGGCCATCAACTGCGGGATCGTAGCAAGGTCAAGTCGTGGCTGTTTACAATCCTGCACCGGGAGTTCCTGCAAATCCGCAGAAGGGCGGTGCGCTTTCCGCATTTCGAGTTGAGCGAAGGGATTGAAGATCTGCCCACCCTCTCACCGGAAATGGTGAACGCGCTTGACGCAGCCCGGGTGTTCGAGCTTCTCGGCCAGGTCCAGGAACCGTACCGGGCGGTGCTCACCCTCTTTTATCTGGAGGACTATTCGTACAAAGAGATTGCTGATATCCTCGAGGTCCCACTTGGTACCGTTCGATCCCGCATTTTCCGCGGCGTGGTCCAACTTCGACAATCAATCCTAGTCGCGGACACGCCGCCACCACGGCCAGCGCCTGAACCGGACACATTCGTCCCGCACTGGCTCAATCTGTCACCGTCCGGCTCGATGGCTGGCGGTGGAAGCATTTGA